Proteins found in one Halobaculum sp. MBLA0147 genomic segment:
- a CDS encoding UPF0175 family protein: MASKHSNTNDDLATAVGRYALGEISLGRAAERAEMTRWEFEELLEESGFDALYGPRTAAELESEVAAASRLDDE; this comes from the coding sequence ATGGCGTCGAAACACTCGAACACGAACGACGACCTCGCGACGGCGGTGGGCCGGTACGCGCTCGGCGAGATCTCGCTCGGTCGGGCTGCCGAGCGCGCCGAGATGACGCGGTGGGAGTTCGAGGAACTCTTAGAGGAATCTGGGTTCGACGCCCTGTACGGTCCACGGACGGCCGCCGAGCTGGAGTCCGAAGTCGCCGCAGCGAGTCGGCTCGACGACGAGTGA
- a CDS encoding 2-oxoacid:acceptor oxidoreductase subunit alpha yields the protein MPADFNWAIGGEAGDGIASTGKIFAQALSRAGRHVFTSKDFASRIRGGYTAYKVRTSTEQVKSVVDRLDVLIALTPRTIEENLDELHEGSVIIYDGERTTMQDVEIPDGMIGLDVPLQDLAEEAGGAIMANIVALGAACEATAFPIENLDSALDKRFGDKGSAIVENNEQAARKGQEYVQSEYDDVEFDYDLETTDDDYVLLNGDEAIGMGAIAAGCRFYAGYPITPATDVMEYLTGRIEQFGGHVVQAEDELSAINLALGAARAGARSMTATSGPGIDLMSETFGLVATSETPLVICDVMRSGPSTGMPTKQEQGDLNMTLYGGHGEVPRFVVAPTSVDECFWKTVEAFNLAEKYQVPVYLVADLSMAVTERTFEPDTFDMDAVDVERGNVVDAEGAAEHATEKGQFKPHELTEDGISPRAFPGTTGGAHMTTGLEHDELGRRTEDTEMRVEQVDKRNRKVETARERENFDYREFGDPEADSLVVTWGSNEGAIVEALDMLEEPVRVVSVPYIFPRPDLTEEFERADDVIVVECNETGQFADVLEHDTLQRVKRINKYNGVRYKADELADRIAETLAEPAPGAGGDSQEVEAE from the coding sequence ATGCCAGCGGACTTCAACTGGGCCATCGGCGGCGAGGCCGGCGATGGCATCGCCTCTACCGGGAAGATCTTCGCACAAGCACTCTCCCGGGCGGGGCGACACGTCTTCACGTCGAAGGACTTCGCGTCTCGGATTCGAGGCGGCTACACTGCCTACAAGGTGCGGACGAGCACCGAGCAGGTCAAGTCGGTCGTCGACCGTCTCGACGTGTTGATCGCGCTCACGCCACGAACCATCGAGGAGAACCTCGACGAACTCCACGAGGGGTCGGTGATCATCTACGACGGGGAACGCACCACGATGCAGGACGTGGAGATCCCCGACGGGATGATCGGACTCGACGTGCCGTTGCAGGACCTCGCGGAGGAGGCCGGCGGCGCGATCATGGCCAACATCGTCGCCCTGGGGGCGGCCTGTGAGGCGACGGCGTTCCCCATCGAGAACCTCGACTCCGCGCTCGACAAGCGGTTCGGCGACAAGGGGTCGGCCATCGTCGAGAACAACGAACAGGCCGCCCGGAAGGGCCAAGAGTACGTCCAGTCGGAGTACGACGACGTGGAGTTCGACTACGACTTAGAGACGACGGACGACGACTACGTCCTCCTCAACGGCGACGAGGCCATCGGGATGGGTGCCATCGCGGCCGGCTGTCGGTTCTACGCCGGCTACCCCATCACACCCGCGACGGACGTGATGGAGTACCTGACGGGCCGGATCGAGCAGTTCGGCGGGCACGTCGTCCAGGCGGAAGACGAGCTGTCGGCGATCAACCTGGCGCTCGGGGCGGCGCGGGCCGGCGCCCGGTCGATGACCGCCACCTCCGGGCCGGGGATCGACCTGATGTCCGAGACGTTCGGGCTCGTCGCCACCAGCGAGACGCCGCTGGTGATCTGTGACGTGATGCGGTCGGGCCCCTCGACGGGGATGCCGACGAAACAGGAGCAGGGCGACCTCAACATGACGTTGTACGGCGGCCACGGCGAGGTACCGCGGTTCGTCGTCGCACCGACCAGCGTCGACGAGTGCTTCTGGAAGACGGTGGAGGCGTTCAACCTCGCCGAGAAGTACCAGGTGCCCGTCTACCTCGTCGCGGACCTCTCGATGGCCGTCACCGAGCGGACGTTCGAGCCGGACACCTTCGACATGGACGCCGTCGACGTCGAGCGCGGCAACGTCGTCGACGCCGAGGGTGCTGCCGAACACGCGACCGAGAAGGGGCAGTTCAAGCCCCACGAGCTCACCGAGGACGGGATCAGCCCGCGTGCGTTCCCCGGCACGACCGGCGGCGCACACATGACGACCGGGCTGGAACACGACGAACTCGGTCGTCGGACGGAGGACACCGAGATGCGCGTCGAGCAGGTGGACAAACGCAACCGCAAGGTCGAGACCGCCCGCGAGCGCGAGAACTTCGACTACCGCGAGTTCGGCGACCCGGAGGCGGACAGTCTCGTCGTGACGTGGGGCTCCAACGAGGGTGCCATCGTCGAGGCGCTCGACATGCTGGAGGAACCCGTCCGCGTCGTCTCGGTGCCGTACATCTTCCCGCGCCCGGACCTCACCGAGGAGTTCGAGCGTGCCGACGACGTGATCGTCGTCGAGTGTAACGAGACCGGCCAGTTCGCGGACGTGCTGGAACACGACACGCTCCAGCGGGTGAAACGCATCAACAAGTACAACGGCGTCCGCTACAAGGCGGACGAACTCGCGGACCGGATCGCGGAGACGCTGGCGGAGCCGGCGCCCGGTGCCGGCGGCGACTCACAGGAGGTCGAGGCAGAATGA
- a CDS encoding 2-oxoacid:ferredoxin oxidoreductase subunit beta: protein MSSDVRFTDFKSDKQPTWCPGCGDFGTMNGMMKALAETGNDPDNTFVVAGIGCSGKIGTYMHSYALHGVHGRALPVGTGVKLANPDLEVMVAGGDGDGYSIGAGHFVHTVRRNVDMSYVVMDNRIYGLTKGQASPTSREDFETSTTPEGPKQPPVNPLALALASGATFIAQSFSSDALRHQEIVQKAIEHDGFGFVNVFSPCVTFNDVDTYDYFRDSLVDLQEADHDPTDREAAKEKVLDADKEYMGVIWQDEDSVPYHEAHGVDENMAEIPDGAPDGATDLVREFY, encoded by the coding sequence ATGAGCTCAGACGTTCGATTCACCGACTTCAAGTCCGACAAGCAGCCGACGTGGTGTCCCGGGTGCGGCGACTTCGGGACGATGAACGGGATGATGAAGGCACTCGCGGAGACGGGCAACGACCCGGACAACACCTTCGTCGTCGCCGGTATCGGCTGTTCCGGCAAGATCGGCACGTACATGCACAGCTACGCGCTCCACGGCGTCCACGGCCGCGCGCTCCCGGTCGGGACGGGCGTGAAGCTCGCCAACCCGGACCTGGAGGTGATGGTCGCCGGCGGCGACGGCGACGGCTACTCCATCGGTGCGGGCCACTTCGTCCACACCGTCCGACGGAACGTGGACATGAGCTACGTCGTGATGGACAACCGGATCTACGGGCTGACGAAGGGGCAAGCCTCCCCGACCTCGCGCGAGGACTTCGAGACCTCCACGACGCCGGAGGGCCCCAAGCAGCCCCCGGTCAACCCGCTCGCGCTGGCACTCGCCAGCGGCGCGACGTTCATCGCGCAGTCGTTCTCCAGTGACGCCCTGCGCCACCAGGAGATCGTCCAGAAGGCGATCGAACACGACGGGTTCGGCTTCGTCAACGTGTTCTCGCCGTGTGTCACGTTCAACGACGTGGACACCTACGACTACTTCCGCGACTCGCTGGTCGACCTGCAGGAGGCCGACCACGACCCGACGGACCGCGAGGCCGCGAAGGAGAAGGTGTTGGACGCCGACAAGGAGTACATGGGCGTCATCTGGCAGGACGAGGACAGCGTCCCGTACCACGAGGCCCACGGCGTCGACGAGAACATGGCCGAGATCCCCGACGGCGCGCCCGACGGCGCGACGGATCTGGTCAGAGAGTTCTACTAA
- a CDS encoding 3-hydroxyacyl-CoA dehydrogenase family protein, translating into MRSLSQVDTVGVVGAGTMGNGIAQVAATAGYDVVMRDIEESFVEDGFDSIDSSLGRLAEKEALPDGESPETIRERIAGTTALEDLADADLVIEAAVEDMDIKRDIFADLDELVDDDVVLGTNTSTLSITTIAAATNRPAQVVGLHFMNPVPIMEGVEVVTGEHTDSEVTAFAHEFAEALGKETWESDDKPGFVTNRVLMPWINEGIRAYDEGVASKGDLDKGMKLGTNVPMGPLELADHIGLDICLDASQTLHEELGDRYKPAYLLKRKVDAGKLGKKTGEGFYEYD; encoded by the coding sequence ATGCGTTCGCTCTCGCAGGTGGACACCGTCGGCGTCGTCGGCGCCGGCACGATGGGCAACGGGATCGCACAGGTGGCGGCGACGGCCGGCTACGACGTGGTGATGCGCGACATCGAGGAGTCGTTCGTCGAGGACGGGTTCGACAGCATCGACTCGTCGCTGGGTCGCCTCGCCGAGAAGGAGGCGCTCCCGGACGGGGAGTCGCCCGAGACGATCCGCGAGCGGATCGCGGGGACGACGGCGTTGGAGGACCTCGCGGACGCGGACCTCGTGATCGAGGCGGCCGTCGAGGACATGGACATCAAGCGCGACATCTTCGCGGACCTCGACGAGTTGGTCGACGACGACGTGGTGTTGGGGACGAACACGTCGACGCTGTCGATCACGACCATCGCGGCCGCGACGAACCGGCCGGCACAGGTCGTCGGGCTCCACTTCATGAACCCGGTGCCGATCATGGAGGGTGTCGAGGTGGTCACGGGGGAGCACACCGACTCGGAGGTGACGGCGTTCGCCCACGAGTTCGCGGAGGCACTGGGGAAGGAGACGTGGGAGTCGGACGACAAGCCGGGGTTCGTGACGAACCGGGTGTTGATGCCGTGGATCAACGAGGGGATCCGCGCGTACGACGAGGGTGTCGCCTCGAAGGGTGACCTCGACAAGGGGATGAAACTCGGGACGAACGTGCCGATGGGGCCGTTGGAGCTGGCCGACCACATCGGGTTGGACATCTGTCTGGACGCGAGCCAGACGCTCCACGAGGAGTTGGGTGACCGGTACAAGCCCGCGTACCTGCTCAAGCGGAAGGTCGACGCCGGGAAACTCGGGAAGAAGACCGGCGAGGGGTTCTACGAGTACGACTGA
- a CDS encoding class I fructose-bisphosphate aldolase, with the protein MLPDADDAITREGRSLILAYDHGLEHGPVDFEPNPETADPERVFELATHDAVTALAVQKGIAEAYYPGYADEVNLLTKLNGTSNLWMGEPDSALNCSVEYAAEELDADAIGFTLYAGANGEVEMAEEFRRVQEAAREYGLGVVMWAYPRGQGLKNDTKPGVISYAARMGLELGADIAKVKYPGDADAMAHACEVSGRTKVVMSGGSKTDDRAFLTTVREAVDAGADGLAVGRNVFQRENPREILDALEAVIFEDASVDAALEHTGAPAVADD; encoded by the coding sequence ATGTTACCGGACGCGGACGACGCGATCACGCGCGAGGGACGGAGTCTGATCTTGGCGTACGACCACGGGCTCGAACACGGCCCGGTCGACTTCGAGCCGAACCCGGAGACGGCGGACCCCGAGCGAGTGTTCGAGTTGGCGACACACGACGCCGTCACCGCTCTGGCGGTCCAGAAGGGGATCGCCGAGGCGTACTACCCGGGGTACGCGGACGAGGTGAACCTCCTGACGAAGCTCAACGGCACCTCGAACCTCTGGATGGGCGAGCCGGACTCGGCGCTGAACTGTAGCGTCGAGTACGCCGCCGAGGAACTCGACGCGGACGCGATCGGCTTCACGCTGTACGCCGGCGCGAACGGCGAGGTGGAGATGGCCGAGGAGTTCCGGCGCGTCCAGGAGGCGGCCCGCGAGTACGGACTCGGCGTCGTGATGTGGGCGTACCCCCGCGGACAGGGACTCAAGAACGACACGAAGCCGGGCGTCATCAGTTACGCCGCGCGGATGGGGTTGGAGTTGGGTGCCGACATCGCGAAGGTGAAGTACCCCGGCGACGCCGACGCGATGGCACACGCCTGTGAGGTGTCCGGGCGGACGAAGGTGGTCATGTCCGGCGGCTCGAAGACGGACGACCGCGCGTTCCTGACGACCGTCCGCGAGGCGGTCGACGCCGGTGCAGACGGGTTGGCCGTCGGTCGCAACGTGTTCCAGCGGGAGAACCCGCGCGAGATTCTCGACGCGCTGGAGGCCGTCATCTTCGAGGACGCCTCGGTCGACGCGGCACTCGAACACACCGGCGCTCCCGCGGTCGCGGACGACTGA
- a CDS encoding class 1 fructose-bisphosphatase: MGDDTPRAADDGEDTGDTSRVTDGGEHADDARRVTDGGDDTGDATDTVARVFDAVADLAPEIRASLPGRRRYLDAENPSGETVLAADVHADELLRERLTGLDGVGAYASEEGESVVDAGTGVSVTCDPLDGSSNLTSNNAMGTVIGVYDAPLPASGRDLLAAGYVLYGPITTMVVAREAVTEYLVTDDGDRERLDDLSLPRDPTVYGVGGRAPDWPDGVASYVESLETDGLKLRYGGAMVGDVNQVLTYGGVFAYPTLESRPEGKLRLQFEGNPIAYVVETAGGRSSDGTGSILDREATTLHGRTPVYVGNDELVERLESTLSA; this comes from the coding sequence ATGGGAGACGACACACCGCGAGCGGCCGACGACGGGGAGGACACCGGCGACACCTCGCGAGTTACCGACGGCGGCGAGCACGCCGACGACGCTCGGCGAGTTACCGACGGCGGAGACGACACTGGCGACGCCACCGACACCGTCGCGCGCGTGTTCGACGCGGTCGCGGATCTCGCTCCAGAGATCCGTGCGAGTCTCCCCGGCCGTCGCCGCTACCTCGACGCCGAGAACCCCTCGGGCGAGACCGTGCTGGCGGCCGACGTCCACGCCGACGAGCTGCTCCGGGAGCGACTGACCGGACTCGACGGTGTCGGCGCGTACGCCAGCGAGGAGGGGGAGTCGGTCGTCGACGCCGGCACGGGTGTGTCGGTGACGTGTGACCCGCTCGACGGCTCCTCGAACCTCACCTCGAACAACGCGATGGGGACGGTGATCGGCGTGTACGACGCCCCACTCCCGGCGTCGGGTCGGGACCTCCTCGCCGCGGGGTACGTCCTCTACGGACCGATCACGACGATGGTCGTCGCCCGCGAGGCAGTGACGGAGTACCTCGTCACCGACGACGGAGACCGCGAGCGACTCGACGACCTCTCTCTGCCGCGCGACCCGACGGTGTACGGCGTCGGCGGGCGTGCGCCCGACTGGCCCGACGGCGTCGCGTCGTACGTCGAGTCGCTGGAGACGGACGGGCTCAAACTGCGGTACGGCGGCGCGATGGTCGGCGACGTGAACCAGGTGCTCACCTACGGCGGCGTGTTCGCGTACCCGACGCTGGAGTCGCGTCCCGAGGGGAAACTCCGGCTGCAGTTCGAGGGGAACCCGATCGCGTACGTCGTCGAGACTGCCGGCGGCCGCTCCTCGGACGGCACGGGGTCGATCCTCGACCGCGAGGCGACGACACTCCACGGACGCACGCCCGTCTACGTCGGGAACGACGAGTTGGTCGAGAGACTGGAGTCGACGCTGTCGGCGTGA
- a CDS encoding succinylglutamate desuccinylase/aspartoacylase family protein — protein MRVYDVGGDDPDYAVVACLHGDERCGLHAVEYVREHAAALRAPVRLVVANERAVDAGVRAVDEDCNRVFPGDSDGDTHERRLAARVLDAVAGRTVLDLHSTHSTAEPFAIVARADDRALRLAAATGTAHVVDASYVGGGLLSHVDGVAVECGLTGTDAAAADAVRIVARFLTAADVLADPDDLLALAGDDTTGGCGGDDHPQPDVTPGALPPRDPDTRPTVYRIVGEAGEPGDVFVAENFALVAAGERYATRDGTPVVAEEAFVPVLMSTDGYDDKLGFRARQLGPLAGLGDEDD, from the coding sequence GTGCGCGTCTACGACGTCGGCGGGGACGACCCCGACTACGCGGTCGTCGCCTGTCTCCACGGGGACGAGCGGTGTGGATTACACGCGGTCGAGTACGTCCGCGAGCACGCCGCCGCGCTGCGGGCTCCAGTTCGTCTCGTCGTCGCCAACGAGCGGGCGGTCGACGCCGGTGTCCGCGCCGTCGACGAGGACTGCAACCGGGTGTTCCCCGGCGACTCCGACGGCGACACACACGAGCGACGGCTGGCGGCACGCGTGCTCGACGCGGTCGCCGGCCGGACCGTGCTCGACCTCCACTCGACGCACTCGACGGCGGAACCGTTCGCCATCGTCGCCCGGGCCGACGACCGCGCGCTGCGACTGGCGGCCGCGACCGGGACCGCACACGTCGTCGACGCCAGCTACGTCGGCGGCGGCCTCTTGAGCCACGTCGACGGTGTGGCGGTCGAGTGCGGGTTGACCGGCACGGACGCGGCCGCGGCCGACGCTGTCCGGATCGTCGCGCGGTTCCTCACCGCCGCCGACGTGCTCGCCGACCCCGACGACCTCCTCGCGCTCGCGGGTGACGACACCACGGGTGGGTGTGGTGGTGACGACCACCCGCAGCCGGACGTGACTCCAGGCGCACTCCCGCCACGCGACCCGGACACCCGTCCGACCGTCTACCGGATCGTCGGCGAGGCCGGCGAGCCGGGCGACGTGTTCGTCGCCGAGAACTTCGCGCTCGTCGCGGCCGGCGAGCGGTACGCGACGCGTGACGGCACGCCGGTCGTCGCCGAGGAGGCGTTCGTCCCCGTGTTGATGTCGACGGACGGCTACGACGACAAACTCGGGTTCAGAGCCCGCCAACTCGGCCCGCTGGCGGGGCTGGGCGACGAGGACGACTGA
- a CDS encoding PspA/IM30 family protein, translated as MGILSRASYVVRSKLNSVLNRAEDPSETLDYSYEQMRDELQEVKQGIADLTTQKKRLEMQKRKLEDNVDKHNEQAREAVQQDREDLARKALEKKKSKMSQIEDLESQIADLQSTQDQLVEKKNQLQTRIEEFKTKKETMKARYEAAEASNRANEAMSGVGDEMEDVGRAIERAEERTEEMEARSEAMDELQANGTFDDAMASGDEIDRELQQGRADREVETELETLKSEMGKSTTEPEPDDSTDTEANLEDLETEAADEEIEAELEELRDDDTETKSS; from the coding sequence ATGGGAATCCTCTCTCGGGCGTCGTACGTCGTCCGGTCGAAGCTCAACTCCGTGCTCAACCGGGCGGAGGACCCCTCCGAGACCCTCGACTACAGCTACGAGCAGATGCGCGACGAGCTGCAGGAGGTCAAGCAGGGGATCGCCGACCTGACGACCCAGAAGAAGCGACTGGAGATGCAGAAGCGCAAACTGGAGGACAACGTCGACAAACACAACGAACAGGCTCGCGAGGCCGTCCAGCAGGACCGCGAGGATCTCGCGCGGAAGGCGCTGGAGAAGAAGAAGTCGAAGATGAGCCAGATCGAGGACTTGGAGAGTCAGATCGCCGACCTCCAGAGTACGCAGGACCAACTCGTCGAGAAGAAGAACCAGCTCCAGACCCGCATCGAGGAGTTCAAGACGAAGAAGGAGACGATGAAGGCGCGCTACGAGGCCGCGGAGGCGTCCAACCGCGCGAACGAGGCGATGTCCGGCGTCGGCGACGAGATGGAGGACGTGGGCCGCGCCATCGAGCGCGCCGAAGAGCGCACCGAGGAGATGGAGGCGCGCTCGGAGGCGATGGACGAACTCCAGGCCAACGGCACCTTCGACGACGCGATGGCCAGCGGCGACGAGATCGACCGGGAACTCCAGCAGGGCCGTGCCGACCGCGAGGTCGAGACGGAACTGGAGACGCTCAAGTCCGAGATGGGCAAGAGCACGACCGAGCCCGAGCCGGACGACTCCACGGACACGGAGGCGAACCTCGAGGATCTGGAGACGGAGGCCGCCGACGAGGAGATCGAGGCGGAACTCGAAGAACTCCGCGACGACGACACCGAGACGAAGAGCAGCTGA
- a CDS encoding CocE/NonD family hydrolase — protein MTDDTTGDTGTGGETDSPAQESVVVPGGRDVRGTLDRAARGANHAVDDDTDHRTSDETADACVVACPPHPQHRGHRGDDRLVAVSETVRAAGIDCLRFDYGDWDEGYGERADVRAAVDWARERYDCVGLFGFSFGATLSLLVAGEDRDVAVVVALAPTARIASDLDAVAAVPSVTAPLRVVYGSRDDVADCEPVVAAVADARRAGADAETRELAADHFFVGQTDQVAAAAGEPLVSVLAE, from the coding sequence GTGACAGACGACACGACGGGTGACACCGGAACCGGTGGGGAGACCGACTCGCCCGCGCAGGAGTCGGTCGTCGTCCCGGGTGGTCGCGACGTGCGCGGGACACTGGATCGTGCGGCGCGCGGCGCGAACCACGCGGTGGACGACGACACCGACCACCGGACGAGCGACGAGACCGCCGACGCCTGTGTCGTCGCGTGTCCGCCACACCCACAGCACCGCGGACACCGGGGTGACGACCGACTCGTCGCCGTCTCGGAGACGGTCCGCGCGGCCGGGATCGACTGTCTCCGGTTCGACTACGGCGACTGGGACGAGGGGTACGGGGAGCGGGCGGACGTGCGAGCCGCCGTCGACTGGGCCCGCGAACGGTACGACTGTGTCGGCCTGTTCGGGTTCAGTTTCGGTGCCACCCTGAGTCTCCTCGTCGCGGGCGAGGACCGGGATGTCGCGGTCGTCGTCGCGTTGGCCCCGACTGCCCGCATCGCGTCGGATCTCGACGCGGTCGCGGCCGTCCCGTCGGTCACCGCGCCGCTCCGGGTCGTCTACGGCAGTCGCGACGACGTGGCCGACTGTGAGCCGGTGGTCGCGGCGGTCGCGGACGCGCGCCGCGCCGGCGCGGACGCCGAGACACGGGAACTCGCTGCGGACCACTTCTTCGTCGGGCAGACGGACCAGGTGGCCGCCGCCGCGGGGGAGCCACTCGTCTCCGTGCTGGCCGAGTGA
- a CDS encoding cold-shock protein translates to MAKGNVDFFNDTGGYGFISTDDSEEDVFFHMEDVGGPDLTEGEEIEFEIEQADKGPRATNVVRL, encoded by the coding sequence ATGGCGAAAGGAAACGTTGACTTCTTCAACGACACAGGCGGCTACGGTTTCATCTCGACGGACGACTCGGAGGAGGACGTGTTCTTCCACATGGAAGACGTCGGCGGTCCGGATCTGACGGAGGGTGAGGAGATCGAATTCGAAATCGAGCAGGCGGACAAGGGCCCGCGCGCGACGAACGTCGTGCGGCTGTAA
- a CDS encoding ABC transporter ATP-binding protein, giving the protein MSHPAEEDDPFEDVREKTDNPMRRLFGEYGRENTLQFVVGFVASVVARVLDLVPPLVLGVAVDSIFRDETTYVESVHGLTRLPTPWLEAVVPATQMGQFYLSIGLIGLGFFGGASFHWSRNWGWNSFAQNIQHDVRTDTYDKMQRLNMDFFADKQTGEMMSILSNDVNRLERFLNDGMNSFFRLSVMVIAIAAILFSINWQLALVALVPVPLIAFFTWRFISTIQPKYADVRSSVGQLNSRLENNLGGVQVIKTSNTEGFESDRVDDVSMDYFDANWDAIATRIKFFPGLRVIAGVGFVLTFLVGGLWVFDGAPGPFAGTVSIGEFIIFITLTQRFIWPMAQFGQIINMYQRARASSARIFGLMDEPSRIVEDPDAQALEVTDGEIVYDDVTFGYDDEETIVEDVSFEVGGGETMALVGPTGAGKSTVLKLLLRMYDVDDGAIEIDGQDLRDVTIPSLRQSLGYVSQESFMFYGTVAENIEYGTFDASHEEIVEAAKVAEAHDFITNLPEGYDTEIGERGVKLSGGQRQRLSIARAVLKDPEILILDEATSDVDTETEMLIQRSLDKLTEDRTTFAIAHRLSTIKDADTIVVLEDGRIVERGSHEDLLAEDGLYAHLWGVQAGEIDELPEEFVERASERASRTSAEATDD; this is encoded by the coding sequence ATGAGTCACCCCGCTGAGGAAGACGACCCCTTCGAAGACGTCCGCGAGAAGACGGACAATCCGATGCGTCGGTTGTTCGGCGAGTACGGTCGCGAGAACACTCTCCAGTTCGTCGTCGGCTTCGTCGCGAGCGTCGTCGCTCGCGTGCTCGACCTCGTCCCCCCACTCGTGTTGGGGGTCGCGGTCGACTCCATCTTCCGCGACGAGACGACGTACGTCGAGTCCGTCCACGGACTGACACGCCTCCCGACGCCGTGGCTGGAGGCCGTCGTCCCCGCCACCCAGATGGGCCAGTTCTACCTCTCCATCGGGCTGATCGGGCTCGGCTTCTTCGGTGGCGCCTCCTTCCACTGGTCTCGGAACTGGGGGTGGAACTCCTTCGCGCAGAACATCCAACACGACGTGCGGACCGACACGTACGACAAGATGCAGCGATTGAACATGGACTTCTTCGCCGACAAGCAGACCGGCGAGATGATGTCCATCCTCTCGAACGACGTGAACCGCCTGGAGCGGTTCCTCAACGACGGGATGAACTCCTTCTTCCGGCTCTCGGTGATGGTGATCGCCATCGCCGCCATCCTCTTCTCGATCAACTGGCAGCTGGCGCTCGTCGCGTTGGTACCGGTCCCGCTGATCGCCTTCTTCACCTGGCGGTTCATCTCCACGATCCAGCCGAAGTACGCCGACGTGCGCTCGTCGGTCGGACAGCTCAACTCCCGACTGGAGAACAACCTCGGCGGCGTCCAGGTGATCAAGACCTCCAACACCGAGGGGTTCGAGTCCGACCGCGTCGACGACGTGTCGATGGACTACTTCGACGCCAACTGGGACGCCATCGCCACCCGGATCAAGTTCTTCCCGGGACTGCGTGTCATCGCCGGCGTCGGCTTCGTGTTGACCTTCCTCGTCGGCGGCCTGTGGGTGTTCGACGGCGCTCCCGGTCCGTTCGCTGGCACCGTCTCCATCGGGGAGTTCATCATCTTCATCACCCTCACCCAGCGGTTCATCTGGCCGATGGCGCAGTTCGGCCAGATCATCAACATGTACCAGCGGGCGCGTGCCTCCTCGGCGCGGATCTTCGGGCTGATGGACGAGCCCTCCCGGATCGTCGAGGACCCGGACGCGCAGGCACTCGAAGTCACCGACGGCGAGATCGTCTACGACGACGTGACGTTCGGCTACGACGACGAGGAGACGATCGTCGAAGACGTGAGCTTCGAGGTGGGTGGCGGCGAGACGATGGCACTCGTCGGGCCGACGGGTGCCGGGAAGTCCACCGTCCTCAAGCTCCTCCTCCGGATGTACGACGTCGACGACGGAGCGATCGAGATCGACGGCCAGGACCTGCGTGACGTGACGATCCCGAGTCTCCGCCAGTCGCTCGGCTACGTCTCCCAGGAGAGCTTCATGTTCTACGGCACGGTCGCCGAGAACATCGAGTACGGCACCTTCGACGCGAGCCACGAGGAGATCGTCGAGGCCGCGAAGGTCGCGGAGGCACACGACTTCATCACCAACCTCCCCGAGGGGTACGACACGGAGATCGGCGAACGCGGCGTGAAGCTGTCGGGCGGGCAGCGCCAGCGGCTCTCCATCGCCCGCGCCGTCCTGAAGGACCCGGAGATCCTCATCTTGGACGAGGCGACCTCGGACGTGGACACGGAGACGGAGATGCTGATCCAGCGCTCGCTGGACAAACTCACCGAGGACCGCACCACCTTCGCCATCGCCCACCGGCTGTCGACGATCAAGGACGCCGACACCATCGTCGTCTTGGAGGACGGCCGGATCGTCGAACGCGGCAGTCACGAGGACCTGCTGGCCGAGGACGGGCTGTACGCCCACCTCTGGGGCGTCCAGGCGGGCGAGATCGACGAGCTCCCCGAGGAGTTCGTCGAACGCGCCAGCGAACGCGCGAGTCGCACCAGCGCCGAGGCGACGGACGACTGA
- a CDS encoding DUF192 domain-containing protein, with translation MLVAGGVAVTLAPGLLAPSEYERTTVTVADEDGTTLATVDVRIADTSRKRYVGLSATDSLDDDEGMLFVHDAPGQYAYVMRDMAFPLDILFVAPNGTVTRVHHAELPPPNTPESALERYRGRGQYVLEVPYGYTNRTGVTVGDTLSWPGRAAE, from the coding sequence CTGTTGGTAGCCGGCGGCGTGGCGGTCACGCTCGCCCCGGGACTCCTCGCTCCGAGCGAGTACGAGCGGACGACGGTGACCGTCGCCGACGAGGACGGGACGACGCTCGCGACCGTCGACGTGCGGATCGCCGACACGAGCCGCAAACGCTACGTCGGCCTCTCGGCCACCGACTCGCTGGACGACGACGAGGGGATGCTGTTCGTCCACGACGCGCCGGGGCAGTACGCCTACGTGATGCGTGACATGGCCTTCCCGCTGGACATCCTCTTCGTCGCCCCGAACGGGACGGTCACACGAGTCCACCACGCGGAACTCCCGCCGCCGAACACACCCGAATCGGCACTGGAACGCTACCGCGGGCGGGGGCAGTACGTCCTCGAAGTGCCGTACGGCTACACGAACCGGACGGGCGTGACCGTCGGCGACACGCTCTCGTGGCCCGGTCGGGCGGCCGAGTGA